A region from the Xanthocytophaga agilis genome encodes:
- a CDS encoding DUF2721 domain-containing protein has product MDLSVNVPAFIFPTISLLMLAYTNRFMATASLIRNLHAQYQDSHDPKLIAQIHNLRQRINLIRNMQVVGVMSLFLSVVSMFLIFNESMKWATYAFGASLVTLMVSLSISVAEIYKSTKALNIQLSDMEESLPSEFGIDLPDRINFKKKHK; this is encoded by the coding sequence ATGGATTTATCAGTTAATGTTCCTGCATTTATCTTTCCTACAATATCATTACTCATGCTGGCGTATACGAATCGTTTTATGGCGACTGCCAGCCTGATTCGTAATTTACATGCTCAGTATCAGGATAGTCATGACCCTAAACTAATTGCACAGATCCATAATCTGCGGCAGCGTATTAATTTGATCCGAAACATGCAGGTAGTAGGGGTGATGAGTCTGTTTTTAAGTGTAGTGAGTATGTTTTTGATTTTTAATGAAAGCATGAAATGGGCTACCTATGCTTTTGGAGCTTCCTTAGTAACTCTCATGGTTTCATTGAGTATCTCTGTTGCAGAGATTTATAAGTCAACTAAAGCATTAAATATCCAATTAAGTGATATGGAAGAGAGTCTTCCCTCTGAATTTGGAATAGACTTACCTGATAGAATAAATTTCAAGAAGAAGCATAAATGA
- a CDS encoding acyl-CoA thioesterase, whose translation MTEKKLVKESLTTMTEMVFPNHTNGLNNLMGGWLMYWMDIVAAIAAQRHASAIVVTASVDNISFSEPIKVGDVVTLRAQVTRAFNTSMEVYIEAWTENIPNRRKLATNKAFFTFVALDKDGKPTAVPEAVPETDGEKALFDGALRRRQLRLILAGRMTPNDANELKAIFDIKE comes from the coding sequence ATGACAGAGAAAAAACTTGTTAAAGAGTCACTTACCACAATGACCGAAATGGTATTTCCTAATCATACCAACGGTTTAAATAATCTAATGGGAGGGTGGCTGATGTACTGGATGGATATTGTAGCTGCTATAGCTGCTCAGCGACATGCCAGTGCAATTGTAGTAACAGCTTCTGTAGATAATATCTCTTTCTCAGAACCTATTAAGGTAGGAGATGTAGTAACGCTAAGAGCACAAGTTACCCGTGCCTTTAATACCTCAATGGAGGTATATATTGAGGCGTGGACGGAAAATATCCCTAATCGTCGAAAGTTGGCTACCAATAAAGCTTTTTTTACATTTGTTGCTTTGGATAAAGATGGTAAACCAACGGCAGTACCTGAGGCAGTACCTGAAACAGATGGAGAAAAAGCTTTGTTTGATGGGGCTTTACGCAGACGTCAGTTACGGTTGATTCTGGCTGGACGTATGACTCCCAATGATGCAAATGAACTGAAAGCAATTTTTGATATAAAAGAATAA
- a CDS encoding PD-(D/E)XK nuclease family protein, which produces MNKTFLEQSAEYIFTKYHANLEQVVVILPTNRACYFFKRALAMQTDQPVWSPNIQPIDDFIAQTADAELIDPIQLLWLLFDTCRETDPKIQFDRFTSWAYTLLQDFDHIDQYMIEATQLFEYLSEAKTIERWLPDMPDGRTPQAFTNTLPNYFKLWNNLHNVYLRLKERLSEQGKGYRGMLYRRIAENLDILLDNESVYKYIFIGFNALSQSEQKIFTKLAKKGRGEILWDTDDYYMDANTNVKAGDTLRHYRNSGEFGEWNWQSHDLLHQTKNIYIIGVPNVSIQAKVAMQIYRNQLLENQTVKSNGQIQLDFTDIEEESTSAMTAIVLPDENLLMPLLNTLPAEIKDFNVTMGLSLKNSGLYTLVEALFELHHLTYLEKRDGQKTVKLSHRYITKVLTHPFIRQYDYLLQRQRNADGTEHNSYVHTILYQISFHNKVFFTADELFALSENHPFFLTLFTPWHGESQQALKCFYELIEHLRQVYQDRKDALEIEYLYLFRQMVQRLDDIMKDRAARPNAEKLTLRSFRLFLNELFRQTKIPFSGEPVSDLQIMGMLETRTLDFDTVILLSANENTLPQGKKQQSLIPFDASTQFGLPTYRTQEAVMSYHFYRLLQRSDTIYLLYTQPSDSNKNEKSRFIQQIESELVRYNPNITLHYPTVRVVENELSDVLLNYEVQKSEPILTKIRERLGEGLYPSHVNTFIECSLKYYFAHVLKLHMEEEVGETLDAGKFGDLVHKTLESLDREMSERKTAIQKEDLEILFPQLEARVRHEFENAYPDYSIESGYNHVMYKVAVRLIQNFLQQQVEENVFPVEILGLEKEMTADLQTFVHGDPVYVKLTGKIDRIDKTANQVRIIDYKTGKVEKKHLKTNGSEQEELLLQDSEAGKVRQLWLYKYIVAKKVAQDKGLQLADRHIPLEQSQLVAGIYSFRNLKDGLLEDHLQMGEGTPESFVKHSEEYLQKLLFKLLDPAQPFERTSNVKLCTMCTFKKICNR; this is translated from the coding sequence ATGAATAAAACGTTTCTTGAGCAATCTGCAGAATATATCTTTACTAAATACCATGCTAATCTGGAGCAGGTGGTTGTTATATTACCTACTAATCGTGCCTGTTATTTTTTTAAGAGAGCTTTAGCTATGCAAACAGATCAGCCTGTCTGGTCTCCCAATATACAACCAATAGATGATTTTATAGCTCAGACAGCAGATGCGGAACTGATTGATCCCATACAACTGCTCTGGTTACTGTTTGACACCTGCCGAGAAACAGATCCCAAGATTCAGTTTGACCGGTTTACCTCCTGGGCCTATACGCTGCTTCAGGACTTTGACCATATTGATCAATACATGATCGAAGCAACGCAGCTATTTGAGTATTTATCTGAAGCCAAAACCATTGAACGATGGTTACCTGACATGCCAGATGGACGAACGCCACAAGCATTTACCAATACATTACCTAATTATTTTAAGCTCTGGAATAATCTGCACAACGTCTACCTGCGTTTAAAAGAACGTCTCAGTGAACAGGGAAAAGGGTATAGAGGTATGTTGTATCGTCGCATTGCAGAAAACCTCGACATATTATTGGACAATGAATCTGTCTATAAATACATATTTATTGGGTTTAATGCTTTAAGTCAGTCTGAACAAAAGATCTTCACAAAATTGGCAAAGAAAGGTAGAGGTGAAATTTTATGGGATACAGATGACTACTACATGGATGCTAATACGAATGTGAAAGCAGGTGATACGTTACGCCATTACCGAAATAGCGGAGAGTTCGGAGAATGGAACTGGCAATCACATGACTTGCTCCATCAGACTAAAAACATTTACATTATTGGTGTCCCTAATGTGAGTATTCAGGCAAAAGTTGCTATGCAGATTTACCGCAACCAGCTACTGGAAAACCAGACTGTAAAATCCAATGGACAGATCCAGTTGGATTTTACAGATATAGAAGAAGAATCAACGTCAGCCATGACAGCAATTGTATTGCCAGATGAAAATCTGTTAATGCCATTGTTAAATACTCTCCCAGCAGAAATCAAGGATTTTAATGTGACAATGGGGTTATCGCTGAAAAACTCCGGTTTGTATACATTAGTTGAGGCACTATTTGAACTGCATCACTTAACCTATCTTGAAAAACGTGACGGACAGAAGACAGTAAAACTTAGTCACAGATATATAACTAAAGTATTAACTCATCCCTTCATACGACAGTATGATTACCTGTTACAACGTCAGAGAAATGCGGATGGCACTGAACACAATAGTTATGTGCATACTATTTTGTATCAAATCTCTTTTCATAATAAAGTCTTCTTTACAGCAGACGAACTCTTTGCACTGTCAGAAAATCACCCATTCTTTCTTACACTGTTTACTCCTTGGCATGGGGAATCTCAACAGGCACTTAAGTGTTTTTATGAATTGATTGAACATCTGCGCCAGGTATACCAGGACCGAAAAGATGCACTTGAGATTGAATATCTGTATCTGTTCCGTCAAATGGTCCAGCGGCTGGACGATATCATGAAAGATCGTGCAGCTCGTCCTAATGCAGAAAAGCTTACTTTACGCTCATTCAGGTTATTTCTTAATGAGTTATTTCGTCAAACCAAGATCCCATTCAGTGGTGAACCGGTCAGCGATCTACAGATTATGGGTATGCTGGAAACTCGTACACTGGATTTTGATACAGTTATTTTGTTGTCTGCCAATGAGAATACGCTTCCTCAAGGTAAAAAGCAGCAATCGTTAATTCCATTTGACGCCAGTACTCAATTTGGGCTTCCTACTTATCGGACCCAGGAAGCGGTTATGAGCTACCATTTTTATCGGCTATTGCAACGTTCTGATACAATTTACCTATTGTACACACAACCTTCAGATTCCAATAAAAATGAGAAGAGTCGTTTTATACAACAGATAGAAAGCGAGCTAGTACGTTATAATCCCAATATTACACTCCACTATCCTACTGTTAGAGTTGTGGAAAATGAACTCAGTGATGTATTGCTCAATTATGAAGTGCAAAAATCAGAGCCAATACTCACTAAGATACGTGAAAGGCTGGGAGAAGGACTATACCCCTCACATGTCAATACCTTCATTGAATGCTCATTGAAATACTATTTTGCACATGTACTCAAGCTACATATGGAAGAAGAAGTTGGAGAAACACTTGATGCAGGAAAGTTCGGAGATCTGGTACACAAAACACTGGAAAGCCTGGATCGTGAGATGTCAGAAAGAAAAACCGCTATTCAGAAAGAAGACCTGGAGATCCTGTTTCCACAATTAGAAGCACGTGTGCGACATGAATTCGAAAATGCTTACCCGGATTATAGCATTGAAAGTGGATACAACCATGTGATGTACAAAGTTGCTGTTCGTCTGATTCAGAACTTTTTGCAACAACAGGTCGAAGAAAATGTCTTTCCAGTAGAGATTCTTGGATTAGAAAAAGAAATGACTGCTGATTTGCAAACTTTTGTACATGGTGATCCTGTGTACGTAAAGCTTACAGGCAAAATTGATCGTATTGACAAAACTGCCAATCAGGTACGAATTATTGATTACAAGACAGGTAAGGTGGAGAAGAAACACCTGAAAACAAATGGTTCTGAACAGGAAGAATTATTATTACAGGATAGCGAAGCTGGTAAAGTTCGTCAGTTATGGCTCTACAAATACATTGTTGCTAAGAAGGTAGCACAGGATAAAGGCCTTCAGTTAGCAGATCGTCATATACCTCTGGAGCAAAGCCAGCTTGTTGCAGGTATTTACTCATTTCGAAACCTGAAAGATGGTCTACTGGAAGATCACCTGCAAATGGGAGAAGGAACACCAGAATCTTTTGTTAAACATTCGGAAGAGTATTTGCAGAAATTACTGTTCAAGCTTCTTGATCCAGCTCAGCCCTTTGAACGTACCTCCAATGTTAAATTATGTACTATGTGTACATTTAAAAAGATCTGCAACCGATAA
- a CDS encoding PadR family transcriptional regulator, producing MNVENTQVQMRKGILEFCILHIISRGEVYASDMLEELTAAKIMVVEGTLYPLLTRLKNAGLVEYKWVESVSGPPRKYYTLTDTGKQFLIELQKTWEELVSSTQQIIQHKNGNTSNGNLFSEEEYAP from the coding sequence ATGAACGTCGAAAATACACAAGTGCAGATGCGTAAAGGGATTCTGGAGTTCTGCATACTTCATATCATATCCCGTGGGGAAGTTTACGCATCCGATATGCTGGAGGAGCTGACTGCTGCTAAGATTATGGTAGTGGAAGGGACACTATATCCTTTATTAACACGATTAAAGAATGCAGGATTAGTTGAATACAAATGGGTTGAATCAGTTTCTGGCCCTCCTCGCAAGTATTATACACTTACAGACACAGGCAAACAGTTTCTTATAGAGCTACAAAAGACATGGGAGGAACTGGTATCTTCTACACAGCAGATAATCCAGCATAAGAATGGGAATACTTCAAACGGAAATCTATTTTCAGAAGAAGAATATGCTCCTTAG
- a CDS encoding protein-L-isoaspartate(D-aspartate) O-methyltransferase, which yields MRGERKKTYDSEGHKALRKELINSLTEKGITSSEVLEAIERVPRHFFVPIRTSPEDAYADHALQIGEGQTISQPYTVAYQTQLLDIKEGNKILEIGTGSGYQAAVLYQWPIELYTIELNQTLYQRTKELFDQLNYSIHIFLGDGSLGLPTYAPFDRILVTAGAPSIPEDLLHQLSPGGKLVIPVGQPKTQKMYRITCNVFQQFDTEIFDLFSFVPLLGKYGWK from the coding sequence ATGAGAGGGGAACGAAAAAAGACATATGATTCAGAAGGGCATAAAGCTTTACGAAAAGAGTTAATCAATAGCTTGACTGAGAAAGGAATTACCTCTTCAGAGGTGTTGGAGGCAATAGAGAGAGTGCCACGGCATTTCTTTGTACCCATAAGAACATCACCCGAAGATGCCTATGCTGATCATGCACTGCAAATCGGCGAGGGGCAGACAATTTCTCAACCATATACAGTAGCCTATCAGACACAGTTGCTGGATATTAAGGAAGGGAATAAAATTTTAGAAATAGGTACAGGGTCTGGGTATCAGGCTGCAGTATTGTACCAATGGCCAATTGAACTGTATACAATAGAACTTAATCAAACACTTTATCAAAGAACTAAAGAATTATTTGACCAATTAAATTATTCTATTCACATATTTTTGGGCGATGGATCGTTGGGATTGCCAACTTATGCGCCATTTGATCGTATACTGGTTACAGCAGGTGCACCATCTATTCCTGAGGATTTATTACATCAATTGAGTCCTGGTGGGAAACTAGTGATACCTGTAGGACAACCTAAAACCCAGAAGATGTATCGAATAACATGTAATGTTTTTCAACAGTTTGATACAGAAATATTTGACTTATTTAGTTTTGTGCCTCTTTTGGGTAAATACGGTTGGAAATAA
- a CDS encoding pitrilysin family protein: MIHYQNFILDNGLQVYVHEDHSTPMAAVNILYNVGSRDEYENRTGFAHLFEHLMFGGSKHIPSYDEPLQLVGGENNAFTSPDITNYYITLPAANIETAFWLESDRMLSLSFDPKVLEVQQKVVIEEFKQRYLNQPYGDVWLKLRPLAYEVHPYRWATIGKDISHIEQATLQNVQDFFYKYYLPNNAVLVVAGDITLEQVKQLCKKWFEPIPAGKPYVRELPKEPIQTAERKLAVEAPVPLNAIYKAFHIAGKTEVSAYFNADLLSDILGRGKSSRLYDNLVKDQKLFSNISAYTLNSIDPGLMVIQGQINGGISLEKADAAIQEIIEEIVADGIPEAEVTKVKNQAESSLIYSEVELLNRAMNLAFYANMGDVEEVNRETERIEAITPATLHQMAIETLKPENTSTLYYSAMQ; encoded by the coding sequence ATGATTCATTATCAAAATTTTATATTAGACAACGGTTTACAGGTATATGTACATGAAGATCATAGTACACCCATGGCGGCAGTGAACATACTTTATAATGTGGGATCAAGAGATGAATATGAAAATCGAACGGGGTTTGCACATCTTTTTGAGCACCTCATGTTTGGTGGTAGTAAACACATTCCATCCTATGATGAACCTTTACAATTAGTAGGTGGAGAAAACAATGCGTTCACTTCTCCTGATATTACCAATTATTATATCACATTGCCAGCAGCTAATATCGAAACGGCTTTCTGGCTTGAAAGTGATCGGATGCTGAGTCTTTCTTTTGATCCAAAGGTATTGGAAGTTCAGCAAAAAGTGGTGATAGAAGAGTTCAAACAGCGATATCTTAATCAACCTTATGGAGATGTATGGTTAAAACTTCGGCCACTAGCCTATGAAGTACACCCCTATCGCTGGGCGACTATTGGAAAAGATATTTCTCATATAGAACAAGCTACTTTACAGAACGTACAGGACTTTTTTTATAAGTACTATTTGCCCAATAATGCGGTTCTGGTTGTTGCAGGAGATATAACCTTAGAACAAGTAAAGCAATTGTGCAAAAAATGGTTTGAGCCTATTCCTGCCGGAAAACCGTATGTTCGTGAGTTGCCTAAAGAACCTATACAAACTGCTGAACGCAAACTTGCAGTAGAGGCTCCTGTACCGTTGAATGCCATTTATAAAGCATTTCATATTGCAGGAAAAACAGAGGTTTCAGCCTATTTCAATGCGGATCTGCTAAGTGACATTCTCGGGAGAGGAAAGTCATCTCGCTTGTATGATAATCTGGTTAAGGATCAGAAACTTTTCAGTAATATATCTGCTTATACACTTAACTCTATAGATCCTGGCCTCATGGTAATTCAGGGACAGATCAATGGTGGTATTTCTTTGGAAAAAGCGGATGCTGCGATTCAGGAAATTATAGAAGAAATAGTAGCAGATGGTATTCCAGAAGCAGAGGTAACAAAAGTGAAGAACCAAGCTGAATCCTCTCTGATCTATTCAGAAGTAGAGCTACTTAATCGGGCAATGAACCTTGCCTTTTATGCTAATATGGGAGATGTTGAAGAGGTTAATCGGGAGACAGAACGAATCGAAGCTATTACACCTGCCACCCTTCATCAAATGGCAATCGAAACATTAAAACCTGAAAATACTTCCACATTATATTACAGTGCTATGCAATAA
- a CDS encoding DUF6089 family protein translates to MRKDILHFTCGFVLLAFFLATSVAEAQRSRQRGPLRNSRLYSGLSNYGVMKLSVGVGSATYFGDLCETGDCISVRPYFNLGFDYRFGGRVRARMEGAYFRLASTDAGGKNAVRNLSFRSGNIEVAATGIFEFYSYNKFFNQRPLFSPYLFAGIGVSYFTPRTKYQGSWYTLPRYDTEGVDYSQFTPVIPFGFGVQIALANEWDLSLEVGYRKIFTDYLDDVSTVYQNNATMDPIAAALADRTKELGSAAPTYDSNDKIHWNEGHKRGNPDRKDSYIIVAAKLEYTINPLVKTRRSNVKFRRPKFSGGTGGSRQKKRR, encoded by the coding sequence ATGAGAAAAGATATTTTACACTTTACATGTGGATTCGTTTTATTGGCATTTTTTCTGGCTACAAGTGTAGCCGAAGCCCAGAGATCCCGCCAACGGGGGCCTTTGCGAAATTCCCGCTTGTATAGTGGGCTTAGCAACTATGGAGTAATGAAGCTTTCTGTTGGAGTAGGAAGCGCAACTTACTTTGGTGATTTGTGTGAAACAGGAGATTGTATAAGCGTAAGACCTTACTTTAATCTGGGATTTGATTATCGTTTTGGCGGACGGGTTCGCGCACGTATGGAAGGTGCTTATTTTCGCTTAGCATCAACTGATGCAGGAGGGAAAAATGCTGTACGGAATTTGTCTTTTCGTTCAGGAAATATAGAAGTAGCAGCTACTGGTATATTTGAGTTTTATTCCTATAATAAATTCTTTAACCAACGTCCTCTTTTCAGTCCTTACTTATTTGCTGGTATAGGTGTTAGCTATTTTACTCCCCGTACCAAGTATCAGGGAAGTTGGTATACCCTGCCCCGTTATGATACAGAAGGTGTAGACTATAGCCAATTTACACCTGTGATTCCTTTTGGCTTTGGTGTACAGATCGCATTGGCAAATGAATGGGATTTAAGCCTTGAAGTTGGCTATCGGAAGATATTTACAGACTATCTGGATGATGTAAGTACGGTTTATCAGAACAATGCAACAATGGATCCGATTGCTGCTGCATTAGCAGACCGGACAAAAGAATTGGGTAGTGCCGCTCCTACCTATGACTCAAATGATAAAATTCACTGGAACGAAGGACATAAGAGAGGTAATCCTGATAGAAAAGATTCTTATATTATTGTTGCTGCGAAATTAGAATATACAATCAATCCATTGGTTAAAACCCGCCGCAGTAACGTTAAATTCAGAAGACCTAAATTTTCTGGTGGTACAGGCGGTTCTCGTCAGAAGAAAAGAAGGTAG
- a CDS encoding PspC domain-containing protein produces the protein MKKTISINISGMIFYIEEDGYEKLKSYLSGVQRYFSNYEDGVEIISDIENRIAEIFSGKLNAGKQVITSEDVDNLIATMGNIPDFEAIADEELATTTTKTKQNNNAYNEAASLNNAKPKRLFRDLDRKVLGGVCSGIAAYFEIDPVWIRLLFVGTLLDLFFLPGSFSGTAFVAYVVLWIVVPGSRSLEESQPFKKLYRNPDNRTLGGVCSGLAAYFNTDVTIIRLLFVLAVLLFGTGILLYIVLWISMPEAKSLTEKMEMQGEPVTLTNIEANVKKNIQGDVNAPENTATKIILFPFRAIAAIFEALGKVLGPLAVFLVEAARIFAGLMVVIIAVSLLFAALIFLGIGIGWDAPDSIVVGSMPVAMFHNTFPFFGWLAAFAGMGIPAIFLGVIGLSLLSKRVVLNQPVGWTLFSLWILALLGVAFTVPRVINEFRREATFEKTTEYTVGDKGLFIDLNDVGDDWNQRARLEIEGFSGNEPKLEQKFEARGSSREDAQENAQMIDYNVVQRDTTLIFDSHFEYKKGAKFRHQELHMKLYVPYGKKFRMDPELENILENTLYRNGYNTSQMNGNIFQFTEREGLVCITCNQGKEFDNEEFYSNSTRRDYRDFKHLRIRGPFQVIVEQDDRYRVAIEGNDDDIDDVEFDKNGDELEITWRKPLFKWEEWNREEGPRLTIHITMPDAEGFDFSGATSFEVHNFDDLHDLDIDISAGARGEIDVDADELKVDVSSAGQLTLRGNTKDLNVDVTSAAQLSAFDLEAENADVNANSGASVELNVNQQLEANANSGGHIRYRGDARVNGKANSGGSIDKE, from the coding sequence ATGAAAAAGACAATCAGTATTAATATAAGTGGTATGATCTTCTACATTGAAGAAGACGGGTATGAGAAACTGAAGAGTTATTTGTCCGGAGTACAACGCTATTTTTCCAATTATGAGGACGGAGTAGAGATTATATCAGATATTGAAAACAGAATCGCTGAAATATTTTCCGGTAAGCTAAATGCCGGCAAACAGGTAATTACATCTGAAGATGTAGATAATTTGATCGCCACAATGGGTAATATTCCTGATTTTGAGGCGATCGCTGACGAAGAACTTGCTACTACAACTACGAAAACTAAACAGAACAACAACGCTTACAATGAGGCTGCTAGCTTGAACAATGCCAAACCCAAACGATTATTTCGGGATCTCGACAGAAAGGTGCTGGGAGGTGTTTGTTCAGGCATAGCTGCTTATTTTGAAATTGACCCTGTCTGGATACGCCTTTTATTTGTAGGAACATTACTGGATTTATTCTTCTTGCCAGGTTCTTTCTCAGGTACTGCATTCGTTGCCTATGTTGTACTTTGGATTGTAGTTCCTGGTTCGAGAAGTCTGGAAGAGAGCCAGCCTTTTAAGAAATTATATCGTAATCCTGATAATCGTACTCTAGGTGGAGTATGTAGTGGGCTTGCTGCTTATTTTAATACTGATGTGACCATTATCCGGTTGTTATTTGTGTTGGCAGTATTATTATTTGGAACAGGTATCCTTCTATACATTGTATTATGGATTAGTATGCCAGAGGCAAAATCTCTTACAGAAAAGATGGAGATGCAAGGGGAGCCTGTGACATTAACCAATATAGAGGCCAATGTAAAAAAAAACATTCAAGGTGATGTAAATGCTCCTGAGAATACAGCCACTAAAATTATCCTGTTTCCGTTTCGGGCAATAGCTGCCATCTTTGAAGCATTAGGAAAAGTGTTAGGACCTTTGGCGGTTTTTCTGGTAGAAGCTGCACGAATATTTGCAGGGTTAATGGTGGTTATCATAGCTGTATCCTTGTTGTTTGCTGCTCTTATATTTCTAGGTATAGGAATTGGATGGGATGCTCCTGATTCAATTGTTGTGGGTAGTATGCCGGTAGCTATGTTTCATAACACATTCCCGTTCTTTGGCTGGCTGGCTGCATTTGCTGGCATGGGAATTCCTGCCATATTTTTGGGAGTCATTGGCCTGAGTTTATTGTCAAAACGTGTTGTATTGAATCAACCTGTTGGTTGGACACTATTTAGCCTCTGGATATTGGCACTTTTGGGAGTTGCGTTTACAGTTCCTAGAGTAATAAATGAATTCAGACGAGAGGCTACCTTTGAAAAAACTACAGAATACACGGTTGGTGACAAAGGTTTATTTATTGATCTAAATGATGTTGGTGATGACTGGAATCAACGTGCCAGACTGGAGATTGAAGGGTTTAGTGGGAACGAACCTAAACTGGAACAGAAATTTGAAGCAAGAGGATCTTCAAGAGAAGATGCCCAGGAAAATGCTCAGATGATAGACTATAATGTAGTGCAAAGAGATACAACACTGATCTTTGATTCTCATTTTGAATATAAGAAAGGGGCAAAATTTCGTCACCAGGAATTACATATGAAGTTATATGTTCCTTATGGAAAGAAATTCCGGATGGACCCTGAACTGGAGAATATTCTTGAGAATACATTATATCGGAATGGATATAATACCTCACAAATGAACGGAAATATTTTCCAGTTTACGGAGAGAGAAGGATTGGTTTGTATTACATGTAACCAGGGAAAAGAGTTTGATAATGAGGAATTTTATAGCAATAGTACCAGACGTGATTACAGAGATTTTAAACACTTACGTATTAGAGGACCTTTTCAGGTGATTGTTGAGCAGGACGATAGATATCGAGTAGCTATAGAAGGTAATGATGACGACATTGATGATGTTGAATTTGATAAGAATGGAGATGAGCTGGAAATTACCTGGAGAAAGCCTTTGTTTAAATGGGAAGAGTGGAACCGGGAGGAAGGGCCACGTTTAACAATACATATTACTATGCCTGATGCAGAAGGGTTCGATTTCTCAGGTGCAACTTCATTTGAGGTACATAATTTTGATGATTTACATGACCTGGATATTGATATCTCTGCAGGTGCAAGAGGTGAAATAGATGTAGATGCTGATGAATTAAAGGTAGATGTAAGTTCTGCCGGACAATTAACTTTAAGAGGAAACACAAAAGATCTGAATGTTGACGTGACCAGCGCCGCTCAGCTATCAGCATTTGACCTGGAAGCCGAGAATGCTGATGTTAATGCAAATAGCGGCGCTTCTGTTGAACTTAATGTAAATCAACAGTTGGAGGCAAATGCCAATAGTGGTGGCCACATCCGCTACCGTGGCGATGCTCGCGTAAATGGTAAAGCAAATAGTGGAGGCTCTATTGATAAAGAATAG
- a CDS encoding YafY family protein → MNRIDRLQAILTQLQSKRIVKAQEIADRFEISLRTVYRDIRALEEGGVPIGAEAGIGYYLMEGYHLPPVMFSNTEAHALLLGAKLIENMADQSVDTAFQSALYKIKSVLKSHSKESLEDLDQRIKVVSNTRTAPQTFDSHFLADIQQALAQHLTVTIEYFSSYNTKLTERTVEPVGLLYYNSDWHMIAYCLLRNDYRDFRVDRIKSLTFSKTFKSRSSDTLQNYLDSLARTEHLEEAVIIFDKEILRYAAPQRYGYGFVSEEDLGNQVRMRFLVGSTMGMAHWLLMYTNAVTIESPFSLKEAVQKLVMELQEHYLTESQSISTED, encoded by the coding sequence ATGAACCGTATAGATCGCTTACAGGCTATCCTGACCCAGTTACAAAGCAAACGAATTGTAAAAGCACAGGAGATTGCAGATCGGTTTGAGATTAGCTTACGTACTGTATACCGGGATATACGGGCTTTAGAGGAAGGAGGAGTCCCCATTGGAGCTGAAGCCGGGATAGGTTACTATCTAATGGAAGGATATCATCTACCTCCTGTAATGTTTTCTAATACAGAAGCACATGCACTTTTATTAGGAGCTAAATTAATAGAGAATATGGCCGATCAATCAGTAGATACTGCCTTCCAATCAGCTTTATATAAAATCAAATCTGTATTAAAGTCACATTCCAAAGAAAGTCTGGAAGATCTGGATCAGCGAATAAAAGTAGTTTCTAATACACGTACTGCACCCCAAACCTTCGACAGCCATTTTCTTGCTGACATTCAACAGGCACTAGCCCAACACCTGACAGTAACCATAGAATATTTCTCTTCATACAATACAAAACTTACCGAACGAACAGTAGAGCCTGTAGGATTGCTCTATTATAACTCAGACTGGCATATGATTGCCTATTGTCTGCTTCGAAATGATTACAGGGACTTCCGTGTAGATCGGATCAAAAGTCTGACATTTTCCAAAACATTTAAAAGCCGGTCTTCCGATACTCTTCAAAATTACCTGGATAGTCTTGCCAGGACTGAACATCTGGAGGAAGCTGTTATTATCTTTGATAAGGAAATACTGCGTTATGCAGCTCCACAAAGATATGGATATGGATTTGTATCAGAAGAAGATCTGGGGAATCAGGTACGCATGCGTTTTCTGGTAGGCTCTACTATGGGCATGGCTCACTGGCTACTTATGTACACTAATGCTGTCACTATCGAATCTCCATTTAGCCTCAAAGAAGCAGTTCAAAAACTAGTCATGGAATTACAAGAACATTACCTTACAGAATCCCAGTCAATCTCAACTGAAGATTAA